Proteins encoded by one window of Cannabis sativa cultivar Pink pepper isolate KNU-18-1 chromosome 4, ASM2916894v1, whole genome shotgun sequence:
- the LOC133036953 gene encoding secreted RxLR effector protein 161-like yields the protein MHTCSPGKAPIVKGDKFSKGQCPQNDKERDEMKVVPYASVVGSLMYAQVCTRPDIAFVVGVLGRYLSDPGLSHWKAAKKVMRYLQGTKNHVLTYRRADTLDIVGFSDADYAGCVDDKKSTSGYIFMMAGGAVSWKSVKQTLTASSTMEAEYMACYEATCQAIWLRNFISALGVMDSISRPLKLYCDNSAAVAFSRNVRSTSRSKHIDIKYYFVKEKVTESLISIEYTPSTGMLADPLMKGLPICVFLEHVARMGLLGA from the coding sequence ATGCATACTTGTTCACCTGGAAAGGCGCCAATAGTGAaaggtgataaattctcaaagggCCAATGTCCACAAAATGACAAAGAGAGAGATGAAATGAAAGTGGTTCCTTATGCGTCAGTTGTGGGTAGCCTGATGTATGCTCAAGTATGCACGCGTCCTGATATTGCTTTTGTTGTTGGCGTGTTGGGTAGATACTTGAGTGATCCTGGACTTAGCCATTGGAAAGCGGCTAAGAAGGTCATGCGGTATCTTCAGGGTACCAAGAATCATGTGTTGACCTATCGGCGAGCTGACACTCTTGATATAGTTGGGTTTAGTGACGCCGATTATGCAGGATGCGTGGATGATAAAAAATCCACATCAGGCTATATTTTTATGATGGCTGGAGGAGCTGTTTCgtggaaaagtgtcaaacagacactcACAGCATCCTCAACAATGGAGGCAGAGTATATGGCGTGTTATGAGGCTACTTGTCAAGCAATATGGCTGCGGAACTTCATTTCAGCATTAGGTGTTATGGACTCTATCTCGAGACCGCTGAAATTATATTGTGATAATTCCGCAGCAGTAGCTTTCTCTAGAAATGTTAGAAGTACTTCCCGTTCCAAACACATTGACATAAAGTACTATTTTGTTAAAGAGAAAGTTACAGAGTCTCTTATTTCCATTGAATACACGCCTAGCACTGGCATGTTAGCAGACCCACTAATGAAAGGCTTACCCATATGTGTATTTTTGGAACATGTTGCTCGAATGGGATTGTTAGGAGCCTAG